A DNA window from Sulfitobacter noctilucicola contains the following coding sequences:
- a CDS encoding aldo/keto reductase, producing the protein MKQTLTSPNGTAASRLAFGTMQFGGRADAAQSKAMFNACVQAGITHFDTAHVYTDGASETLLGEFVQDRRDDLIIATKAAYSGGASRDTILTSAETSRQRMQIDTLDVLYLHRFDPETPFTESFETFAELKAKGHIRHIGLSNFAAWQVVKAAGVAATFDLDIAVIQPMYNLVKRQAEVEILPMADDLGILVAPYSPLGGGLLTGKYAEGAQGRLTEDERYAARYGVDAMHSAARGLSDIAAQEGVHPATLAVAWAMAHPTAPGPIISARSEEQLKPSLAALDFEMSPELYDHIAALSPTPPPATDRLEEQT; encoded by the coding sequence ATGAAACAAACTCTTACCAGCCCCAACGGCACCGCTGCCAGTCGTCTTGCCTTTGGCACCATGCAGTTTGGCGGCCGAGCGGATGCCGCGCAATCCAAAGCGATGTTCAATGCTTGCGTGCAGGCGGGCATCACCCATTTCGATACCGCACATGTCTATACAGACGGCGCGTCGGAGACCCTTCTGGGAGAGTTCGTGCAGGACCGCCGCGATGATCTGATCATCGCGACAAAAGCGGCCTATTCGGGCGGCGCGTCACGCGACACCATTCTGACCTCAGCCGAAACTTCGCGCCAACGGATGCAGATAGACACGCTCGACGTGCTGTACCTGCACCGCTTCGATCCAGAAACGCCATTCACCGAGAGCTTCGAGACCTTCGCGGAGCTGAAAGCCAAGGGACATATCAGGCACATAGGTTTGTCGAACTTTGCGGCCTGGCAGGTCGTGAAAGCGGCAGGTGTTGCCGCCACCTTTGATCTCGATATCGCGGTGATCCAGCCGATGTACAATCTGGTGAAGCGTCAGGCCGAGGTCGAGATACTGCCGATGGCCGACGATCTGGGTATTCTCGTGGCCCCCTACTCGCCACTGGGTGGTGGCCTGTTGACCGGCAAATATGCCGAAGGTGCACAAGGGCGTCTGACCGAGGATGAACGCTATGCCGCCCGCTACGGGGTCGACGCAATGCACAGCGCGGCCCGAGGGTTGAGCGATATTGCGGCACAAGAAGGCGTGCATCCCGCGACACTCGCGGTGGCATGGGCCATGGCGCATCCGACAGCGCCCGGCCCCATCATATCGGCCCGAAGCGAGGAGCAGTTGAAGCCGTCACTGGCCGCACTCGATTTCGAGATGTCACCTGAGCTTTACGATCACATCGCCGCGCTGTCGCCCACCCCTCCACCGGCAACAGACCGTCTGGAAGAACAAACATGA
- a CDS encoding glutathione S-transferase family protein: protein MIRLHHLNRSRSHRIFWLLEEIGAEYEVIHYARDEKTNLAPPELLTVHPLGKSPMIELDGRLVTESGAIVEVLCERFAPEMIPARDTDAYLSHLEMMHFAEGSAMTPILLNLYVGRLGDAGAPLHPRIQSELDSHFSYLNKVIRPSGHFVMDTLNAADIMLSFPAEVALRLGGGEDFPALASFVQQIQQRPAYKRAMDKGNS, encoded by the coding sequence ATGATCCGACTTCATCACCTGAACCGCTCCCGATCCCATCGCATTTTCTGGCTGCTCGAAGAAATCGGGGCGGAATATGAGGTCATCCACTATGCACGGGATGAAAAAACCAATCTGGCACCGCCGGAGTTGCTCACCGTTCATCCGTTGGGCAAATCCCCCATGATCGAACTGGATGGACGGCTGGTCACAGAAAGCGGCGCGATTGTAGAGGTGCTGTGCGAAAGGTTCGCGCCTGAGATGATCCCGGCCCGCGATACCGATGCCTATTTGAGCCACCTTGAGATGATGCATTTCGCCGAAGGTTCGGCGATGACGCCTATTCTGTTGAACTTATATGTCGGACGGCTTGGCGATGCGGGTGCACCTTTGCATCCAAGGATCCAGTCCGAACTGGATAGTCATTTCAGCTATCTCAACAAAGTGATCCGGCCGTCGGGGCATTTCGTGATGGATACGCTCAACGCCGCTGACATTATGCTCAGCTTCCCGGCCGAGGTGGCCCTGCGGCTTGGCGGTGGGGAAGACTTCCCTGCGTTGGCGTCTTTTGTGCAGCAGATACAACAGCGGCCTGCCTACAAACGTGCGATGGACAAGGGCAATTCCTGA
- a CDS encoding ectoine synthase: MIIRKKALLKGTERDAAGPGWTSLRLLVRSDGMGFSMTETEVLPGAVLKLEYKNHVEACYCIAGTGTVIELSSGTRHEITPGVLYAPDNHDRHEVHVPADGEALKLICVFSPALEGTEVHGPDGSYAAPVDTA; the protein is encoded by the coding sequence ATGATCATTCGAAAGAAGGCTCTGCTGAAAGGCACCGAACGTGACGCTGCGGGGCCGGGCTGGACATCATTACGGTTGTTGGTTCGTTCCGACGGTATGGGGTTCTCCATGACCGAGACAGAGGTGCTTCCCGGTGCGGTGCTGAAGCTGGAATACAAAAATCACGTGGAGGCATGCTATTGCATCGCGGGCACCGGCACAGTGATCGAACTTAGCAGCGGCACCCGACACGAGATCACCCCCGGTGTGCTGTATGCCCCCGACAACCATGACCGCCACGAGGTGCATGTGCCAGCGGACGGTGAAGCACTTAAACTGATTTGCGTGTTCTCCCCCGCGTTGGAAGGCACCGAAGTCCACGGACCTGATGGCAGTTACGCGGCACCCGTCGATACCGCATGA
- a CDS encoding MgtC/SapB family protein codes for MVGIYTAIDLSLLYAALNMACALALGAVIGSERQFRGRMAGLRTNALVSLGAAGFVTFAALFPDDINPTRVAAQVVSGIGFLGAGIIFRDGFNVQGINTAATLWCSAAVGLMSGAGYVLYASALAGLIVFTNLGLRPVVRRLKAASAKFAGSDQFFNLVLEFHEDDEATTRAALVTALTEEALTICKIESRTDKKTTKLTAQVTGSENVTVKIESVMAKLTLGAGLLRAHWTIAEEDETSFE; via the coding sequence ATGGTAGGCATTTACACCGCAATCGATCTGTCATTGCTCTATGCTGCGCTGAACATGGCCTGCGCATTGGCGCTGGGGGCAGTCATTGGGTCGGAACGGCAGTTCCGTGGCAGGATGGCAGGGCTACGCACGAACGCGCTGGTGTCCTTGGGGGCGGCGGGGTTTGTTACCTTTGCAGCACTCTTTCCTGACGACATCAACCCGACGCGTGTGGCCGCTCAGGTGGTGTCGGGCATCGGTTTTCTGGGCGCGGGGATCATCTTTCGGGATGGCTTTAATGTCCAGGGGATCAACACCGCCGCAACCTTGTGGTGCTCCGCCGCTGTGGGGTTGATGTCAGGGGCAGGGTACGTCCTCTATGCAAGCGCACTTGCGGGGCTCATTGTCTTTACCAATCTCGGCCTGCGTCCCGTGGTCCGGAGGCTCAAAGCAGCTTCTGCAAAGTTTGCGGGGTCGGATCAGTTCTTTAATCTCGTCCTCGAATTCCATGAGGATGACGAGGCCACAACACGCGCAGCACTCGTGACAGCGTTAACCGAAGAAGCCCTGACCATCTGCAAAATCGAAAGCCGGACGGACAAGAAAACGACCAAGCTTACCGCTCAGGTGACAGGCTCCGAAAATGTCACGGTAAAGATCGAAAGTGTCATGGCAAAGCTCACACTCGGGGCCGGGCTGTTGCGCGCCCACTGGACCATCGCCGAGGAAGACGAGACAAGCTTCGAATAA
- a CDS encoding BMP family ABC transporter substrate-binding protein: MKLTKLLTSAAIALGLATSAYADGHEKTKVGFVYVGPIGDGGWTYEHDKGRLAVEEEFGDAVETVFVESVAEGPDSERVMTQMALDGADLIFTTSFGYMDPTINVAKKFPNVKFEHATGYKRADNVSTYSARFYEGRAIQGHIAGKMTKSNIIGYIGSYPIPEVIRGINSAYIHAKKVNPDVQFKIVWAYTWFDPAKEADAAKVLIEQGADVVLQHTDSTAPQAAAQEAGNVITFGQASDMAQYGPMPRVSSIIDDWAPYYIARTKAVMDGTWESTDTWDGIGAGMVGIGEISDAVPADVKEEALALKASLADGSYHAFTGPLNKQDGTPFLGEGETADDGTLAGMNFYVEGIEGDIPQ, encoded by the coding sequence ATGAAACTCACCAAACTCCTGACAAGTGCCGCGATTGCACTTGGTCTGGCTACATCTGCGTATGCGGATGGCCACGAGAAAACCAAAGTCGGCTTTGTCTATGTCGGCCCGATCGGTGACGGCGGATGGACATACGAACATGACAAAGGCCGTCTGGCGGTAGAGGAAGAATTCGGCGATGCGGTTGAAACCGTGTTCGTTGAATCCGTGGCAGAAGGCCCCGATTCAGAGCGTGTGATGACACAGATGGCGCTGGATGGTGCTGACCTGATCTTTACCACGTCATTCGGTTACATGGATCCGACGATCAACGTTGCCAAGAAGTTCCCGAATGTGAAGTTCGAGCACGCGACCGGCTACAAGCGCGCCGATAACGTGTCGACCTATTCCGCCCGTTTCTATGAAGGCCGTGCCATTCAGGGCCACATCGCGGGTAAGATGACGAAGTCGAACATCATTGGCTATATCGGCTCCTACCCGATCCCCGAAGTGATCCGTGGCATCAACTCTGCCTACATTCACGCCAAGAAGGTCAATCCTGACGTCCAGTTCAAAATCGTTTGGGCCTACACATGGTTTGACCCCGCGAAAGAAGCAGACGCAGCGAAGGTGCTGATCGAGCAGGGTGCAGATGTTGTTTTGCAGCACACCGATTCCACAGCGCCACAGGCAGCCGCTCAAGAAGCCGGCAACGTGATCACATTCGGTCAGGCGTCAGACATGGCGCAGTACGGCCCGATGCCACGTGTGTCGTCGATCATTGACGACTGGGCACCTTACTACATCGCACGCACCAAGGCGGTCATGGACGGCACATGGGAAAGCACCGACACATGGGACGGCATCGGTGCCGGAATGGTCGGTATCGGCGAGATTTCCGATGCAGTTCCTGCTGATGTGAAAGAAGAAGCACTGGCCTTGAAAGCGTCACTTGCCGACGGTTCATACCACGCCTTCACCGGCCCGCTGAACAAGCAGGACGGCACACCTTTCCTTGGCGAAGGTGAGACAGCAGATGATGGTACACTGGCTGGCATGAATTTTTACGTTGAAGGTATCGAAGGTGATATCCCGCAATAA
- a CDS encoding ABC transporter permease: MDLSAINPILFVAGFLVAATPLIFAAIGELVVEKSGTLNLGVEGMMITGAICGFATAVETGSPMLGFAAAAVGGALLSLLFAFLTQITLANQVASGLALTLFGLGLSALLGQSYVGIKPPRLGDINFGPLTDIPVIGPILFTHDIILYLGFALVAGVWAVLKFTRAGLILRAVGESHDAAHALGYKVVRIRTLAIMFGGACAGLGGAYISLIRVPQWTEGMTAGIGWIALALVVFASWKPWRLLLGAYLFGGITQLQLNLQGAGVAIPVEYLAMSPYLITIIVLVILSRDKSAAPACLGRTFHAST, translated from the coding sequence ATGGACCTTTCAGCCATCAACCCGATCTTGTTTGTCGCAGGCTTTCTTGTCGCCGCGACCCCGCTCATCTTTGCCGCCATTGGCGAGTTGGTGGTCGAAAAGTCCGGCACGCTCAACCTTGGCGTTGAGGGGATGATGATCACCGGCGCGATCTGTGGCTTTGCCACTGCGGTCGAGACGGGATCGCCGATGCTGGGATTTGCGGCGGCGGCAGTCGGCGGGGCGCTATTAAGCCTGCTCTTCGCTTTTCTGACGCAGATCACACTGGCCAACCAGGTTGCCTCTGGCCTTGCGCTGACATTGTTTGGTCTGGGGCTATCTGCGTTGCTGGGTCAATCCTATGTCGGGATCAAACCGCCGCGTCTGGGTGACATCAACTTTGGCCCGCTGACGGACATCCCGGTGATCGGGCCCATCCTGTTTACGCACGATATCATCCTGTATCTCGGCTTTGCGCTGGTGGCAGGTGTTTGGGCCGTGCTGAAGTTTACCCGCGCGGGTCTGATCCTGCGGGCGGTGGGTGAAAGCCATGATGCCGCCCACGCGCTGGGGTATAAAGTGGTGCGCATCCGTACTCTGGCGATTATGTTTGGCGGGGCCTGTGCGGGCTTGGGCGGGGCATACATCAGTCTTATCCGCGTGCCCCAATGGACCGAAGGGATGACCGCAGGTATTGGCTGGATTGCGCTCGCGCTGGTCGTCTTTGCCAGCTGGAAACCGTGGCGCTTGTTGCTGGGTGCCTATCTTTTTGGCGGAATCACACAGCTTCAGCTAAATCTGCAAGGCGCGGGCGTTGCCATTCCGGTCGAGTATCTGGCAATGTCGCCCTATCTGATCACGATCATCGTTTTGGTGATCCTGTCGCGTGACAAGTCCGCCGCTCCGGCGTGTCTTGGGCGCACTTTCCATGCCTCGACCTGA
- a CDS encoding ABC transporter permease, giving the protein MIRLEKRPQPSRAFSLATPLLAVLATMVFGGLLFAVLGKDPLVAIKTIFWDPLFGEFAFFYRPQLLIKGAPLVLIAIGLSLGFKAGIWNIGAEGQYIMGALFGAGVGLAFYPVEGFYVFPLMVLAGAFGGWIWAMIPALLKVKFGTNEILVSLMLVYVAEQFLASMSLGLLKNPEGFGFPGSRNLQQYESAFNADLFEGSGMHWGVVAAMIAVIFAYVLLTKHRLGFAIRVTGEAPRAAKFSGVNPTRLILFCLGMSGLLAGLAGMFEVSGPAGQVTIDFNVGYGFTAIIVAFLGRLHPIGIMLAGLLMALTYIGGDIAQSQLGLPAAAIQVFQGMLLFFLLALDMFTNYRLRFGRAEVA; this is encoded by the coding sequence ATGATCCGTTTGGAAAAGCGCCCCCAGCCGAGCCGGGCTTTTTCGCTGGCGACACCTCTTTTGGCGGTGCTGGCAACGATGGTTTTCGGCGGATTGTTGTTTGCTGTGCTTGGCAAGGACCCGTTGGTGGCCATCAAAACAATTTTCTGGGATCCGCTTTTTGGTGAATTTGCATTTTTCTATCGCCCGCAACTGTTGATCAAGGGGGCACCTTTGGTCTTGATCGCCATCGGTCTGAGCCTTGGGTTCAAAGCTGGTATCTGGAACATCGGGGCTGAAGGGCAGTACATCATGGGGGCGTTGTTTGGCGCTGGCGTGGGGCTGGCGTTTTACCCGGTCGAAGGGTTCTATGTCTTTCCGCTGATGGTGCTGGCAGGGGCGTTTGGCGGCTGGATTTGGGCGATGATCCCTGCCCTGCTGAAAGTGAAATTCGGGACGAACGAGATTTTGGTTTCTTTGATGCTGGTCTATGTCGCAGAGCAGTTTCTGGCGTCTATGTCTTTGGGCCTGTTGAAAAATCCAGAAGGGTTTGGCTTTCCGGGATCGCGGAACCTACAGCAATATGAAAGCGCCTTTAATGCTGACCTGTTTGAAGGCAGCGGCATGCATTGGGGCGTTGTGGCGGCAATGATCGCGGTGATCTTTGCATATGTTTTGCTGACCAAACACCGCCTTGGCTTTGCCATCCGTGTCACCGGTGAGGCTCCGCGTGCCGCGAAATTTTCGGGAGTGAACCCGACGCGCCTGATCCTGTTCTGTCTGGGTATGTCGGGGCTGCTTGCCGGTTTGGCAGGAATGTTTGAGGTGTCGGGGCCCGCAGGTCAGGTGACGATTGATTTCAATGTGGGCTACGGATTCACCGCAATCATTGTGGCGTTTCTCGGTCGGTTGCATCCCATCGGCATCATGCTTGCTGGGCTCTTGATGGCGCTGACTTATATCGGCGGCGACATCGCGCAAAGCCAGCTTGGCCTGCCTGCGGCGGCCATTCAGGTGTTTCAGGGGATGCTGCTGTTTTTCCTTCTCGCGCTGGATATGTTCACGAACTACCGGCTGCGGTTTGGCCGGGCGGAGGTGGCGTGA
- a CDS encoding ABC transporter ATP-binding protein, producing MTETPLLDLTGLTKAYPGVIANDDVSLRIAPGEVHALLGENGAGKSTLVKMIYGLVKPDAGQMQMFGANFAPAEPRAARAAGVGMVFQHFSLFDALTVAENIALGMEDAPKLGALSNQIREVSDAYGLPLAPDRVVGDLSAGERQRVEIIRCLLQNPKLLIMDEPTSVLTPQEVDILFQTLRKLSAEGTAILYISHKLEEIRSLCDQATILRLGKVVGHCIPRETSARDMAEMMVGKLLETPVRAGKAPGDVVLALDKLSARSPSAFGMPLRDISIEVRAGEVLGIGGVAGNGQDELLAALSGETLSAPGMVAFRGRDVSVMGPTQRRRLGILSAPEERLGHAAAPDMSLTENAMLTAAERENLETGGILNWSRARRFADKIIETFDVRTPGAGNAARSLSGGNLQKFVIGREVLQRPELLVVNQPTWGVDASAAAAIRQALLDLAENGAAIVVISQDLDELMEISDRFAALNEGRLSEPRPAQGLTVDEIGLMMGGAHGMEVAHV from the coding sequence ATGACCGAAACGCCACTTCTTGACCTTACCGGGCTGACCAAAGCCTATCCGGGTGTCATCGCCAACGACGATGTCTCGCTCCGGATTGCACCCGGTGAAGTGCATGCGCTGCTGGGCGAGAACGGTGCCGGCAAATCGACACTGGTCAAGATGATCTATGGCTTGGTGAAACCCGACGCCGGTCAAATGCAGATGTTTGGTGCAAACTTTGCTCCGGCAGAGCCACGCGCCGCTCGTGCCGCGGGTGTCGGCATGGTGTTTCAGCACTTTTCCCTGTTTGACGCGCTGACCGTGGCCGAAAACATTGCGTTGGGCATGGAGGATGCGCCCAAGCTTGGCGCGCTTAGCAATCAGATCCGCGAGGTGTCGGACGCATACGGTTTGCCGCTGGCACCGGACCGCGTGGTAGGCGATTTGTCTGCGGGAGAGCGTCAACGGGTTGAGATCATCCGCTGTCTTCTGCAAAATCCGAAGCTTCTGATTATGGATGAGCCAACCTCTGTTCTGACCCCGCAGGAAGTGGATATTCTGTTTCAGACTCTGCGCAAGCTGAGCGCAGAAGGCACGGCAATCCTGTATATTTCCCACAAGCTGGAGGAAATTCGCAGTCTGTGTGATCAGGCGACAATCCTGCGTCTGGGCAAGGTGGTGGGGCATTGTATTCCCCGCGAGACATCTGCCCGCGACATGGCCGAGATGATGGTGGGCAAGTTGCTGGAAACACCGGTGCGGGCGGGCAAAGCCCCCGGTGATGTGGTGCTTGCGCTGGACAAACTGTCGGCAAGGTCGCCCAGCGCGTTCGGCATGCCATTGCGCGATATCTCGATCGAGGTCCGCGCAGGTGAGGTGCTGGGGATCGGTGGCGTGGCCGGGAACGGACAGGACGAATTGCTTGCGGCCCTGTCAGGGGAAACGCTTAGCGCGCCGGGCATGGTCGCTTTTCGCGGGCGCGATGTCAGCGTTATGGGGCCGACGCAGCGGCGCAGGTTGGGCATTTTGAGCGCCCCCGAAGAACGGTTGGGCCATGCGGCGGCCCCTGACATGTCGCTGACCGAAAATGCCATGCTTACAGCAGCGGAGCGTGAAAACCTTGAGACCGGTGGCATACTCAACTGGAGCCGCGCGCGTCGCTTTGCCGACAAGATCATCGAGACCTTTGATGTCCGCACGCCCGGTGCCGGCAATGCGGCGCGTTCGCTATCCGGCGGTAACCTGCAGAAATTTGTAATCGGCCGCGAAGTGTTGCAGCGCCCCGAATTGTTGGTGGTGAACCAGCCGACATGGGGTGTCGATGCCTCAGCCGCCGCGGCGATCCGGCAGGCGCTTTTGGATCTGGCAGAAAATGGTGCCGCTATCGTTGTCATTTCGCAGGATCTGGACGAGCTGATGGAAATCTCCGACCGGTTCGCGGCCTTGAACGAAGGGCGTCTGTCTGAGCCACGCCCCGCGCAGGGCCTTACCGTTGATGAAATCGGACTGATGATGGGTGGCGCGCATGGCATGGAGGTGGCACATGTTTGA
- the xdhC gene encoding xanthine dehydrogenase accessory protein XdhC, whose product MSALWVEITATRGSSPREVGCAMKVTPTGTRGTIGGGTLEYMAIATARAMLTRGETAHAETLPLGPNLGQCCGGVVTLRYTDEALKTDPSGSTYWRTVENPPPPRSLWLWGAGHVGRAIVASAPPQMFDIHWIDSAANRFPRRTGAHVTCVPVTDMPRLAAQAPLDADHLIFTYSHDIDFELCGTLLQRGAKSIGLIGSATKWARFRKRLQAMGLDPKPITCPIGDKSMGKAPAQIAKGTIAKLMARPHPKASA is encoded by the coding sequence ATGAGCGCGCTTTGGGTCGAGATAACCGCGACACGGGGATCTTCCCCGCGCGAGGTGGGATGTGCGATGAAGGTCACGCCCACCGGCACCAGAGGCACCATCGGGGGCGGCACGCTGGAATATATGGCCATCGCGACCGCACGCGCCATGCTGACGCGCGGGGAAACCGCCCATGCCGAAACACTTCCGCTGGGCCCTAATCTGGGACAGTGCTGCGGCGGCGTCGTAACGCTGCGCTATACTGACGAGGCGCTTAAGACCGATCCATCCGGATCGACCTACTGGCGAACGGTCGAGAACCCGCCGCCACCGCGCTCGCTGTGGCTTTGGGGGGCGGGGCATGTGGGCCGCGCGATTGTCGCCTCGGCACCGCCACAGATGTTTGACATTCATTGGATCGACAGCGCCGCCAACCGGTTTCCACGCCGTACGGGTGCGCATGTGACCTGCGTACCTGTCACCGATATGCCGCGCCTTGCCGCGCAGGCCCCGCTGGACGCCGATCATCTTATCTTCACCTATTCACACGACATCGACTTTGAACTTTGTGGTACATTGCTGCAACGCGGTGCAAAAAGCATCGGCCTGATCGGGTCGGCAACAAAATGGGCGCGATTTAGGAAGCGGTTGCAGGCGATGGGGCTTGACCCCAAGCCGATCACCTGCCCCATTGGCGACAAATCAATGGGCAAAGCACCTGCACAGATCGCAAAAGGAACGATTGCGAAGCTGATGGCGCGGCCCCATCCGAAGGCCAGTGCATGA
- the xdhB gene encoding xanthine dehydrogenase molybdopterin binding subunit yields the protein MSAAKPLPHDAAALHVTGAARYTDDIATPQGTLHLAFGISRVAAGKITTLDLSRVEAAPGVVRVVTAQTLPRDCDVSPSAQDEPLLARDNVHYVGQPLFMVIATSHLAARFAATLAKVEIAATPAILTIEDAMAADSRFEDGPRIYTKGDPVQALSRADQTLTGRIDMGGQEHFYLEGQAALALPQENGDMLVHSSTQHPTEIQHKVAHAIGKPMHAVRVETRRMGGGFGGKESQGNALAVACAVAAQMTGKPCKMRYDRDDDMLITGKRHDFRITYEVGFDGAGKITALDVTHYTRCGWAMDLSLPVADRAMLHADNAYHLKDVRITSHRLRTNSQSATAFRGFGGPQGVLGIEKIIDHIAHHLGQDPIDVRRANFYADRVIPQESGVAHDDRPVPDVNADNASRGADPAPADITPKDSDAQTTPYDQPVTDCIINAMTERLAQTSDYRERRSAIATWNAANPVLKRGIALTPVKFGISFTLTHLNQAGALVHVYQDGSIHLNHGGTEMGQGLFQKVAQIAADRFGVPVDAVKITATDTAKVPNTSATAASSGTDLNGMAVQNACDEIRERITKHLAERYQTQDVRFEDGSVFVGTETLSFAQAVMSAYENRVSLSATGFYKTPDIKWDRIAGRGRPFFYFAYGAAVTEVVIDTLTGENRILRADILHDAGASLNPAIDRGQIEGGYVQGAGWLTTEELVWDEQGVLKTHAPSTYKIPACSDRPDVFNVDLWDAPNPAQTVYRSKAVGEPPFMLGISAFMALSDAVAASGDGYGDLQAPATAEAVLAAVQRATG from the coding sequence ATGAGCGCCGCAAAGCCACTGCCCCATGATGCCGCTGCACTGCATGTTACGGGTGCCGCGCGCTATACGGATGACATCGCCACGCCACAGGGCACGCTGCATTTGGCCTTCGGAATAAGCCGTGTTGCAGCAGGCAAGATCACGACACTGGATTTGAGCCGCGTCGAGGCAGCGCCCGGTGTGGTCAGGGTGGTTACCGCGCAGACGCTGCCGCGTGATTGCGATGTCTCGCCCTCTGCGCAGGACGAACCTTTGTTGGCGCGGGATAACGTGCATTACGTGGGCCAGCCCCTGTTCATGGTGATAGCGACGTCCCACCTTGCGGCACGCTTTGCCGCTACACTTGCAAAGGTCGAGATCGCAGCAACACCCGCGATCCTGACGATAGAAGACGCCATGGCGGCGGACAGCCGGTTCGAGGATGGTCCACGCATCTATACCAAAGGTGACCCTGTGCAGGCGCTTTCACGAGCGGATCAGACCCTCACAGGCCGGATCGACATGGGCGGACAGGAACATTTTTATCTGGAAGGTCAGGCTGCCCTCGCCCTGCCGCAGGAAAACGGCGACATGTTGGTGCATTCATCAACCCAGCACCCCACAGAAATCCAGCACAAGGTAGCTCATGCCATCGGCAAACCGATGCATGCGGTACGGGTCGAAACGCGGCGCATGGGGGGCGGATTTGGCGGCAAGGAAAGTCAGGGCAACGCGCTGGCGGTAGCATGTGCGGTTGCCGCACAGATGACAGGCAAGCCGTGCAAAATGCGTTATGACCGCGATGATGACATGCTGATCACCGGCAAGCGTCATGATTTTCGCATCACATACGAGGTCGGCTTTGACGGGGCAGGCAAGATCACGGCGCTGGATGTAACGCATTACACGCGGTGTGGCTGGGCGATGGACCTGAGCCTGCCTGTCGCGGACCGTGCTATGCTGCACGCGGACAACGCCTATCATCTGAAAGACGTTCGCATCACATCGCACCGGTTGCGTACGAACTCGCAGTCTGCGACGGCCTTTCGCGGGTTTGGTGGACCGCAGGGTGTTCTGGGCATCGAGAAAATCATCGATCACATTGCCCACCATTTGGGGCAAGATCCGATCGACGTGCGTCGGGCGAATTTCTATGCCGACCGCGTTATTCCGCAAGAGAGTGGTGTCGCGCATGATGACCGGCCGGTGCCGGATGTGAATGCCGACAATGCATCGCGCGGGGCTGATCCGGCCCCTGCCGACATCACCCCAAAAGATTCGGACGCGCAGACAACACCCTACGATCAGCCGGTTACCGATTGCATCATCAACGCGATGACGGAGCGACTGGCACAAACCTCCGACTATCGGGAACGTCGATCCGCGATTGCCACGTGGAACGCTGCCAATCCGGTTCTCAAACGGGGCATCGCACTGACGCCGGTCAAGTTCGGTATTTCATTCACACTCACCCATCTCAATCAGGCCGGTGCACTGGTGCATGTCTATCAGGACGGGTCGATTCACCTGAACCATGGTGGCACAGAGATGGGCCAAGGTCTGTTTCAAAAAGTGGCCCAAATTGCGGCGGACCGGTTCGGCGTGCCGGTGGACGCGGTCAAGATTACGGCCACGGATACAGCCAAGGTACCGAACACATCAGCGACTGCGGCTTCCTCCGGTACCGACCTGAACGGGATGGCGGTGCAGAACGCTTGCGACGAAATCAGGGAGCGGATCACCAAACATCTGGCGGAGCGTTACCAGACGCAGGATGTCCGGTTCGAGGATGGTTCAGTGTTTGTCGGCACCGAGACACTGAGCTTTGCCCAAGCGGTAATGTCTGCTTATGAGAACCGCGTTTCGCTTTCGGCTACCGGATTTTACAAGACACCTGATATCAAATGGGACCGGATTGCAGGGCGCGGGCGGCCGTTTTTCTATTTTGCCTATGGTGCCGCAGTGACCGAAGTGGTGATCGACACGCTGACCGGAGAGAACCGTATTTTGCGCGCGGATATACTGCATGATGCAGGCGCGTCCCTGAACCCTGCGATTGACCGCGGGCAGATCGAAGGCGGATACGTTCAAGGTGCGGGCTGGCTTACCACGGAAGAGCTGGTCTGGGACGAGCAAGGCGTGCTGAAGACCCATGCGCCATCGACCTATAAAATTCCCGCCTGTTCCGACCGGCCTGACGTTTTCAATGTCGACTTGTGGGATGCGCCTAATCCGGCCCAAACCGTCTACCGCTCCAAAGCCGTGGGGGAGCCACCCTTCATGCTGGGCATTTCGGCGTTTATGGCGTTGTCGGATGCGGTCGCTGCCAGCGGCGATGGCTACGGTGATCTTCAGGCCCCTGCCACAGCCGAAGCGGTGCTGGCTGCCGTGCAACGGGCCACTGGATGA